The Bacillus basilensis genome includes a region encoding these proteins:
- a CDS encoding CBS domain-containing protein, translating to MNIAFFLTPKSELVYININSTIRQALEKLEYYRYTAIPLVNTEGEYAGTLTEGDLLWKLKNTSSLSFNNTHQVVLREVSLHRTNEPVSINAEIEDLLSRAMEQNFVPVIDDDGVFIGIVKRRDIIQYCAQGLLFKNNSV from the coding sequence ATGAACATTGCATTTTTTCTTACTCCTAAAAGTGAATTGGTTTATATAAATATAAATTCAACAATACGTCAGGCTTTAGAAAAGTTGGAATACTACCGATATACAGCTATCCCCTTGGTCAATACTGAGGGAGAATATGCAGGTACACTTACAGAAGGAGATTTATTATGGAAACTCAAAAACACGTCATCTTTAAGCTTTAACAACACTCATCAAGTTGTTCTGAGGGAAGTTTCTTTACACCGTACAAATGAACCAGTTTCCATCAATGCGGAAATTGAAGACCTTTTATCAAGAGCTATGGAACAAAATTTTGTTCCTGTTATAGATGACGATGGGGTTTTTATAGGTATTGTTAAAAGAAGAGATATTATTCAATATTGCGCACAAGGTTTATTATTTAAGAACAATTCTGTATAA
- a CDS encoding MOSC domain-containing protein, whose product MIIGELKEIVRHPIKSFRGENVQQTFIASYGLYGDRSHAFLDETRPGKYLTATQLPEMIGYTASFIGEETLDTYPSIKIVSPEGKIYKWGDQELLTELEQKSDRRIKGIQYSPQQVPLGAIEEEHVLIVTDTSLQEISAMWGQDVDHRRFRPNLIFSLYENIPFVEDTWFGKCIRIGEAELEIVRHCERCMIITIDPNTLTFEKTLLKTVVQKRNNHFGVYASVIKPGKVNVGDSIILE is encoded by the coding sequence ATGATAATTGGAGAACTAAAAGAAATTGTAAGACATCCAATAAAGTCATTTCGCGGAGAAAATGTTCAACAAACTTTCATTGCATCCTATGGCTTATATGGAGATAGAAGCCATGCTTTTTTAGATGAAACAAGACCAGGAAAGTATTTAACCGCAACACAACTTCCTGAAATGATTGGTTATACGGCGAGTTTTATAGGAGAAGAAACTTTGGATACATATCCATCAATCAAAATCGTTTCTCCTGAAGGGAAAATATATAAGTGGGGAGATCAAGAGTTACTTACAGAATTGGAACAAAAATCAGATCGTAGAATTAAAGGCATACAATACTCACCCCAGCAAGTACCTCTAGGTGCAATTGAAGAAGAACATGTATTAATTGTGACTGATACGTCATTACAAGAAATAAGTGCAATGTGGGGACAAGATGTGGACCATAGGAGATTTCGTCCAAACTTGATATTCTCATTATATGAAAATATTCCTTTCGTAGAAGATACATGGTTTGGAAAATGTATACGTATAGGAGAAGCAGAATTAGAAATAGTAAGACACTGTGAACGCTGCATGATTATTACTATTGATCCTAACACATTAACATTTGAAAAAACTCTCTTAAAAACTGTTGTACAAAAAAGAAATAATCATTTTGGAGTCTATGCATCAGTTATAAAACCAGGAAAAGTGAATGTTGGGGATTCTATCATATTAGAATAA
- a CDS encoding GNAT family N-acetyltransferase: MNTISERSNHVIQIKPWEDKDLDLLFRINTPVMMQHLGGPENEEQILKRHKRYLELDSRGRMFSILLLPEQESVGSVGYWQTTWNNESVYETGWSVLPAFQGKGIATTAVKLAIDEASAENKYRYIHAFPSVDNPASNAICRKLGFKLISESEFEYPPGSFMRCNNWCLNLIASK; the protein is encoded by the coding sequence ATGAATACAATTTCAGAACGTAGCAATCATGTTATTCAAATTAAACCTTGGGAAGATAAGGACCTTGATTTACTTTTTCGTATTAACACCCCAGTGATGATGCAGCATCTTGGAGGTCCAGAAAATGAAGAACAGATTTTGAAGCGACACAAACGGTACCTTGAACTAGATAGTAGAGGACGTATGTTTAGCATTTTATTGTTACCAGAGCAAGAATCAGTGGGTTCTGTTGGCTATTGGCAAACTACTTGGAATAATGAAAGTGTGTACGAAACTGGCTGGAGTGTTCTTCCCGCATTTCAGGGGAAAGGAATAGCGACAACTGCAGTAAAGTTGGCAATAGATGAAGCATCCGCTGAGAATAAGTATAGGTACATTCATGCTTTTCCTTCAGTTGACAATCCAGCTTCAAATGCAATTTGTCGGAAGCTTGGATTCAAATTAATCTCCGAATCCGAATTCGAATACCCTCCTGGTAGCTTTATGCGATGTAATAATTGGTGTTTAAACTTAATTGCCAGTAAATAG
- a CDS encoding NAD(P)H-dependent oxidoreductase: MKTLVIVTHPSIETSVINKRWIEELKKYPEKYTVHELSKVYPDGNMDVQKEQKMVESHGNLILQFPIHWFNCPPLLKKWLDDVLTYGWAYGSNGGDKLKNRKVALGVTAGIKKEDYSEHGRYQYTLEQILVPFKTTFLYCNADYRSYFAFYGKENKPGGNEEEENEPGTSELEKSAQDYLNFVENL, translated from the coding sequence TTGAAAACTCTTGTCATTGTAACACATCCCAGCATAGAAACTTCCGTCATTAATAAGCGATGGATAGAAGAACTGAAAAAATATCCGGAAAAGTATACTGTTCACGAATTGTCTAAGGTTTACCCTGATGGAAACATGGATGTGCAAAAAGAACAAAAAATGGTTGAATCACATGGTAATCTGATTTTGCAGTTCCCTATACATTGGTTTAATTGTCCGCCTCTCCTTAAAAAATGGCTTGACGATGTTTTAACTTATGGATGGGCTTATGGTTCAAATGGAGGAGATAAATTAAAGAATCGTAAAGTTGCTTTAGGTGTAACTGCAGGAATCAAAAAAGAAGATTATAGTGAACATGGAAGATATCAGTATACACTTGAACAAATATTAGTTCCATTTAAAACGACATTCCTGTATTGCAATGCAGATTATCGTTCGTACTTTGCGTTTTATGGTAAAGAAAATAAGCCGGGTGGAAACGAAGAAGAAGAAAATGAGCCTGGTACAAGCGAATTGGAAAAAAGCGCTCAAGATTATTTGAATTTTGTTGAAAACCTGTAA
- a CDS encoding ATP-binding cassette domain-containing protein: protein MIEIKNLTKIFDDKILFSDFNLKVDDGKFVIFSGPSGCGKTTLLNMIGAIEKIDTGEIIVDGIDIKNKKNHLNYFRHKIGFLFQNFALVDNKTVKENLRLIRKDCQTNLSIEESLGIVGLTEKLNKKVYTLSGGEQQRVALARLMLKKCDIILADEPTGSLDNKNAQSVLNILKTLNKQGKTILLVTHDEEIKKQGDMVVDLCGKSI, encoded by the coding sequence ATGATAGAAATAAAGAATTTGACTAAGATATTTGATGATAAAATATTATTTTCAGACTTCAACTTAAAAGTCGATGATGGAAAATTTGTTATCTTTTCTGGACCAAGTGGTTGCGGGAAAACAACTTTACTTAATATGATTGGTGCTATTGAGAAAATTGATACGGGTGAAATTATAGTTGATGGTATAGACATAAAGAATAAAAAAAACCACCTAAATTATTTTAGACACAAAATAGGATTTTTATTTCAAAACTTTGCATTAGTAGATAATAAAACTGTTAAAGAAAATTTGAGATTAATTCGTAAAGATTGTCAAACAAATTTATCAATTGAGGAAAGTTTAGGTATTGTCGGATTGACGGAAAAGTTAAACAAAAAGGTGTACACTTTGTCTGGAGGGGAACAACAGAGAGTCGCTTTAGCTAGGCTAATGCTTAAAAAATGTGATATTATACTTGCTGATGAACCAACGGGTTCCTTAGATAATAAAAATGCACAGTCAGTACTTAATATATTAAAGACGCTTAATAAACAGGGAAAGACTATATTATTAGTAACACATGATGAAGAAATAAAAAAACAAGGGGATATGGTGGTGGATTTATGCGGGAAATCGATTTGA